The proteins below come from a single Nocardiopsis gilva YIM 90087 genomic window:
- a CDS encoding DUF2510 domain-containing protein yields the protein MGGSIEPGWYADPHGEQGMLRWWNGEEWTQHVRSLQELQQAGQPEQSASGTDDAEATADLSGAIPGGDAPGRTTSGPTAPPSADEPSTMRIDPAHLSASTTSSNDEPQTMRFDPAQPSAPTNAGADDTESTADLSGARGPAPATPAGDEPSTMRIDPGQFGGPSTPATPIGDEPQTMRVTPPSDPSTTVPVNDVPAADAGADGSTMRIDPNAAQQYGSGAPAPGDDDPTVDVTGDAAGSTMRVDPYSADDGPTADLSDDAPKTAVFGSGDAPKTAVFSPDASSDDAPRTAVFNPDDATFAAPSGGEDAPEEKGSKFNRFLGDLKEGISEIAEERKQQKEEQRKKAEEEARKRAEEQAKQAEEAAKRHAEEQQRLAKEAAERPQAGPSGAAGAAGAAGAAGAFGTPPGTPPSGPQQPYGAQPPSGGYPAAQPPSGGYPSAQPPSGGYPSAQPPSGPHQPFGGQQGGGYPGHQPPPGRQPTGGHPGGPQAFGPPQSGGYPGQRPGYPGAQPPSGPQQYPGYPQQGQQGPPRATRRNLRSRPRARPQEEKEQTAAAVGPALPGRPPARRLPARPAGRPGYPPQPPQGRGGQQYPGRPPQGAPGWGGPAPYPQQPPNKKKGGCGGCMGCFLFVILLLVIVVGGLGYLQFGEGYDILGAFGIYI from the coding sequence ATGGGTGGATCGATCGAGCCGGGCTGGTATGCGGATCCGCACGGCGAACAGGGCATGCTGCGATGGTGGAACGGCGAGGAATGGACACAGCACGTCCGCTCGCTCCAAGAGCTGCAACAGGCGGGACAGCCGGAACAGAGCGCCTCGGGCACGGACGACGCAGAGGCGACCGCCGACCTGAGCGGCGCGATCCCCGGCGGTGACGCGCCGGGACGGACGACCTCGGGTCCCACCGCTCCCCCGTCGGCCGACGAACCGAGCACGATGCGCATCGACCCCGCGCATCTGTCGGCCTCCACCACTTCGTCCAACGACGAGCCGCAGACCATGCGCTTCGACCCCGCGCAGCCGTCGGCCCCGACGAACGCGGGCGCGGACGACACCGAGTCGACCGCCGACCTCAGCGGCGCGCGCGGACCGGCTCCGGCCACCCCCGCGGGCGATGAGCCGAGCACGATGCGCATCGATCCCGGCCAGTTCGGCGGACCATCCACTCCGGCCACCCCGATCGGCGACGAACCGCAGACCATGCGCGTGACGCCGCCCAGCGACCCGTCGACCACCGTTCCCGTCAACGACGTCCCCGCAGCGGACGCGGGCGCGGACGGCTCGACGATGCGGATCGACCCCAACGCCGCCCAGCAGTACGGGTCCGGTGCCCCCGCCCCCGGCGACGACGACCCCACCGTGGACGTCACCGGCGACGCGGCCGGATCCACCATGCGCGTGGACCCCTACAGCGCCGATGACGGCCCCACCGCCGACCTCAGCGACGACGCCCCCAAGACGGCGGTGTTCGGCTCCGGGGACGCGCCCAAGACGGCCGTCTTCTCTCCCGACGCTTCGAGCGACGACGCACCCAGGACAGCGGTCTTCAACCCTGACGACGCGACCTTCGCGGCGCCCAGCGGCGGCGAGGACGCACCAGAGGAGAAGGGCTCCAAGTTCAACAGGTTCCTCGGCGACCTCAAGGAGGGGATCTCCGAGATCGCCGAGGAACGAAAGCAGCAGAAGGAAGAACAGCGCAAGAAGGCCGAGGAGGAAGCCCGGAAGCGCGCCGAGGAACAGGCCAAACAGGCTGAGGAGGCCGCCAAGCGCCACGCCGAGGAACAGCAGCGGCTGGCCAAGGAGGCGGCGGAACGCCCGCAGGCAGGCCCTTCCGGAGCAGCGGGAGCAGCAGGCGCGGCGGGCGCCGCCGGAGCCTTCGGAACGCCGCCCGGCACTCCCCCTTCCGGCCCGCAGCAGCCGTACGGCGCGCAACCGCCGTCAGGCGGGTACCCCGCCGCTCAGCCGCCGTCCGGCGGGTATCCCAGCGCCCAACCGCCGTCGGGCGGCTACCCCAGCGCGCAACCGCCATCGGGCCCCCACCAGCCCTTCGGCGGCCAGCAGGGCGGCGGCTACCCCGGCCACCAGCCGCCCCCCGGCCGCCAGCCCACCGGTGGGCACCCCGGCGGACCGCAGGCGTTCGGCCCTCCGCAGTCGGGTGGATACCCGGGCCAGCGGCCCGGCTACCCCGGCGCGCAACCGCCCTCCGGCCCCCAGCAGTACCCCGGCTACCCGCAGCAGGGACAGCAGGGTCCTCCCCGGGCTACCCGCCGCAACCTCCGGTCGCGCCCAAGAGCACGGCCGCAAGAAGAAAAAGAACAAACAGCAGCCGCCGTCGGCCCAGCCCTACCCGGGCGGCCCCCAGCGCGGCGCCTACCCGCCCGGCCCGCAGGGCGGCCCGGCTACCCGCCGCAGCCTCCTCAAGGCCGCGGCGGCCAGCAGTACCCAGGACGCCCCCCACAGGGCGCCCCGGGCTGGGGCGGGCCCGCTCCCTACCCGCAGCAACCGCCGAATAAGAAGAAGGGCGGCTGCGGGGGCTGCATGGGCTGCTTCCTGTTCGTGATCCTCCTGCTGGTCATCGTCGTCGGCGGCCTCGGCTACCTGCAGTTCGGCGAGGGCTACGACATCCTGGGCGCGTTCGGGATCTACATCTAG
- the orn gene encoding oligoribonuclease, with amino-acid sequence MNDCLVWIDCEMTGLDLERDALIEVACRITDGDLNQLDEGIDVVIKPPQEALDQMGEFVTQMHTTSGLLDELDKGVTLKEAEDLVLAHIKRYIPEPKKAPLCGNSIATDRLFLARDMPRIDEYLHYRMVDVSSIKELLRRWFPRIYFASPEKNGGHRALADINESILELRYYRAAGFVPAPGPDSATARAIAADIAAGGKGVPSTTEEETETHEEK; translated from the coding sequence ATGAATGACTGCCTGGTGTGGATCGACTGTGAGATGACGGGGCTCGACCTCGAACGCGACGCGCTGATCGAGGTGGCCTGCCGCATCACCGACGGCGACCTCAACCAGCTCGATGAGGGCATCGACGTGGTTATCAAGCCGCCGCAGGAGGCGCTTGACCAGATGGGCGAGTTCGTCACACAGATGCACACCACCTCCGGGCTGCTTGACGAGCTGGACAAGGGTGTGACCCTGAAGGAAGCCGAGGACCTCGTCCTGGCGCACATCAAGCGCTACATCCCGGAGCCGAAGAAGGCCCCGCTGTGCGGCAACTCCATCGCGACGGACCGGCTGTTCCTCGCCCGCGACATGCCCCGCATCGACGAGTACCTGCACTACCGGATGGTGGACGTCTCCAGCATCAAGGAGCTGCTCCGCCGCTGGTTCCCCCGCATCTACTTCGCCAGCCCGGAGAAGAACGGCGGCCACCGCGCCCTGGCCGACATCAACGAGAGCATCCTGGAACTCCGCTACTACCGCGCCGCCGGCTTCGTCCCCGCCCCGGGTCCGGACAGCGCGACGGCCCGCGCCATCGCGGCCGACATCGCCGCCGGAGGCAAGGGTGTGCCGAGCACCACGGAGGAAGAAACCGAAACCCACGAGGAAAAGTGA
- a CDS encoding GntR family transcriptional regulator → MSEDEIDYDAPTPPYRQIAAVIIGEIERGVLQPNRPIPSEATMIQRWGVARDTARRAVRYLRDEGYVYTVPQRGTFVSARPGDSE, encoded by the coding sequence ATGTCCGAGGATGAGATCGACTACGATGCGCCGACTCCGCCCTACCGGCAGATTGCGGCCGTCATCATTGGTGAGATCGAGCGCGGGGTTCTGCAACCGAACCGGCCGATCCCTTCGGAAGCAACGATGATCCAGCGCTGGGGCGTCGCCAGGGATACTGCCCGCCGCGCGGTTCGCTACCTCCGTGATGAGGGATACGTCTACACCGTCCCGCAGAGGGGAACGTTCGTGTCGGCACGTCCCGGAGATAGCGAGTAG
- the cpaB gene encoding Flp pilus assembly protein CpaB — MNPRQRRGILLMIVAGIGAVAVTFSVMSYVATLNAELGSYQTVLRLTQDVPAYQPVTADMVEEAKVPAKFFEKSFISDLQADLELKPGEVPVSAAALDKGLLLQSSMLRPAPDLKAGEREIAIMVDAETGVAGKVGPGSRVDVYATFKGDQENPPCAVRALTDIEVLELGVVRSEAEEESGTLTGNVPVTFRLNPEDTLRLTYLESFSSTLRLGLVSGEGSGNPGNETMCSADIAEVIGASGKKSDGDDEQQNDQP, encoded by the coding sequence ATGAACCCCCGTCAGCGGCGCGGCATCCTGCTGATGATCGTGGCCGGTATTGGAGCAGTGGCGGTCACCTTCAGCGTGATGAGCTACGTAGCCACGCTCAACGCCGAGCTCGGCAGCTACCAGACAGTATTGCGGCTTACCCAGGATGTCCCCGCATACCAGCCGGTCACTGCGGACATGGTCGAAGAGGCCAAGGTCCCTGCGAAGTTCTTCGAAAAGAGCTTCATCTCCGACCTGCAGGCTGACCTCGAACTCAAGCCCGGCGAGGTCCCGGTATCCGCCGCCGCGCTAGACAAGGGTCTCCTGCTGCAGAGCAGCATGCTCAGGCCAGCCCCCGATCTGAAGGCCGGGGAGCGCGAGATCGCGATCATGGTTGATGCGGAGACAGGCGTGGCCGGCAAGGTCGGCCCTGGTTCCCGCGTGGACGTCTATGCCACGTTCAAGGGCGATCAGGAGAACCCGCCCTGCGCGGTGCGGGCACTCACCGACATTGAGGTGCTCGAGCTCGGCGTCGTCCGTTCCGAGGCCGAAGAAGAAAGCGGCACTCTGACCGGCAATGTCCCGGTCACCTTCCGCCTCAACCCCGAGGACACCCTACGGCTCACCTACCTGGAGAGCTTCTCCAGCACCTTGCGGCTTGGGCTCGTGAGTGGAGAGGGCAGTGGTAACCCCGGTAACGAAACGATGTGCAGCGCGGACATCGCCGAGGTCATTGGAGCTTCCGGCAAGAAGAGCGACGGCGATGATGAGCAGCAGAACGACCAGCCCTAG
- a CDS encoding AAA family ATPase — MTYQVMLGAPTETIESTLTAGFEELADSQIVSVHRSSKEIIDTVPKLPNLDVVLIHEELGPLPVLDIIRELSRSHPQLAVILLVEEVLPDTFNQAMEAGARGVLATSATVEELSARISTAADWSRTLRRHLEAASLDIPVSGSRGSVVALSGSKGGIGTTTTAIQLAMVAAKAKRSVCLVDLDLQSGDVPSFMDLTHRRSIVDLAEVADNISAAMLSDTLYVHPDGIHILLAPGEGERGEDMTASAARQILGALRSRYEVVIVDCGAYLTEASAMAVELADTAIVVVSPDLPAIRGGQRLVAMWERLQVRKKDEVTALLTRHSRKNEIQPDFVRKLLGTPLFKHVIPANYRALEEATNTGDPLRISDDGLRKAFRLVADEVGLLVTRASETEEPNSDDQKTGGKKTSLSGLLKKDST, encoded by the coding sequence ATGACCTACCAGGTGATGCTGGGCGCACCGACCGAGACGATCGAGTCGACCCTCACCGCAGGTTTCGAGGAACTGGCCGACAGCCAGATCGTCAGCGTGCACCGCTCCTCAAAGGAGATCATCGACACGGTGCCCAAGCTGCCCAATCTCGACGTGGTGCTGATCCACGAAGAGCTCGGTCCGCTCCCCGTCCTGGACATCATCCGGGAGCTCTCACGTTCGCACCCGCAACTCGCCGTCATTCTCCTGGTCGAAGAGGTCCTGCCAGATACCTTCAACCAGGCGATGGAGGCGGGCGCGCGTGGTGTCCTCGCCACCAGTGCCACGGTCGAGGAGCTGAGCGCCCGGATCAGCACAGCGGCCGACTGGTCACGGACACTGCGTCGCCACCTGGAGGCCGCCTCCCTCGACATCCCAGTCAGCGGGAGTCGTGGTTCGGTTGTCGCCCTGTCGGGCTCCAAAGGCGGTATCGGCACCACCACCACAGCGATCCAGCTCGCCATGGTGGCGGCCAAGGCCAAACGGTCGGTCTGCCTCGTCGACCTCGACCTGCAGTCGGGCGACGTTCCGAGCTTCATGGATCTCACCCACCGGCGCAGCATCGTCGATCTGGCTGAGGTCGCCGACAACATCAGCGCCGCAATGCTCTCGGACACGCTGTACGTGCACCCGGATGGGATCCACATTCTGCTGGCGCCGGGCGAAGGCGAGCGGGGAGAAGACATGACCGCCAGCGCCGCCCGGCAGATCCTGGGCGCGCTGCGCTCCCGCTACGAGGTCGTCATCGTGGACTGCGGCGCCTACCTGACCGAGGCAAGCGCGATGGCGGTGGAGCTGGCGGACACCGCCATCGTCGTGGTCTCCCCCGACCTGCCGGCCATCCGCGGCGGACAACGCCTTGTCGCCATGTGGGAACGGTTGCAGGTACGTAAGAAAGACGAGGTCACCGCCCTCCTGACGCGCCACAGCCGAAAGAACGAGATCCAGCCGGACTTCGTTCGCAAGCTGCTGGGTACGCCGTTGTTCAAGCATGTCATCCCCGCCAACTATCGGGCGCTGGAAGAGGCCACCAACACCGGTGATCCACTGCGGATCAGCGACGATGGGCTCCGCAAGGCATTCCGTCTGGTCGCCGACGAAGTCGGACTTCTCGTCACTCGCGCTTCAGAGACGGAGGAGCCGAACAGCGACGATCAGAAGACCGGTGGCAAGAAGACGAGCCTCAGCGGGCTGCTCAAGAAGGACAGCACATGA
- a CDS encoding TadE/TadG family type IV pilus assembly protein, with translation MIEFAVYFPILLLFVTLVMEVFASFTAIERVESAARAGARVAGASGYGVAESTARASLPDWLDDADITAGPNGSGGVYTEVSVTTPIMWSNAPFKIELKRRVEMPTV, from the coding sequence ATGATCGAGTTCGCGGTCTACTTCCCAATTTTGCTGCTGTTCGTGACCCTCGTGATGGAAGTCTTCGCCTCGTTCACCGCCATCGAGCGCGTTGAATCCGCGGCCCGTGCCGGAGCTCGGGTTGCCGGTGCCAGCGGTTACGGCGTGGCTGAGTCGACCGCACGTGCCTCCCTGCCCGACTGGCTGGACGATGCCGACATCACCGCCGGCCCGAACGGCAGCGGAGGTGTGTACACGGAGGTGTCGGTGACGACACCCATCATGTGGAGCAATGCCCCCTTCAAGATCGAGCTCAAGCGTCGAGTCGAGATGCCCACCGTGTGA
- a CDS encoding CpaF family protein, with amino-acid sequence MGLKDRLADDRLVEQGADRGSISHWRQRLLQEINLDDLAMLSLAQRRIRLEKIVGHILSREGPVLSDRERSGIIRRVVDEALGLGVLEPLLADETVTEIMVNGPDNIYIERQGKVQRIETTFASEDQLHQTIDRIVSQVNRRVDESSPMVDARLPSGERVNVIIPPLSLSGPILTIRRFPKPFTIDELAAKGSLDAATGVLLAALVRARFNVVVAGGTGTGKTTFLNALSAFVPGFERIVTIEDSAELQLQQEHVIRLESRPPNMEGAGQITIRDLVRNSLRMRPDRIIVGEVRGGETLDMLQAMNTGHDGSLVTVHANSADDAIYRLQTLASMSEVKIPFEAIRDQISNAIDVIVYLDRAADGARRVGEVAVVASTRREEFRLQSVMEFVKEPMGADRKVRGEFHHRPLPRHIAQRLIHGGESLPGAFGVADDDDQSFARGVA; translated from the coding sequence ATGGGACTCAAAGACCGCCTCGCCGACGACCGTCTGGTCGAGCAGGGTGCTGACCGCGGCAGCATCTCGCACTGGCGGCAGCGTCTTCTCCAGGAGATCAACCTCGACGACCTGGCGATGCTGTCGCTCGCCCAACGACGTATTCGCCTGGAGAAGATCGTCGGGCACATCCTGTCCCGTGAAGGCCCTGTGCTCTCTGACCGGGAGCGAAGCGGCATCATTCGGCGTGTCGTCGACGAAGCCCTAGGCCTGGGCGTTCTTGAACCTCTCCTAGCCGACGAGACCGTCACCGAAATCATGGTCAACGGTCCGGACAACATTTACATCGAGCGCCAGGGAAAGGTGCAGCGCATCGAGACCACCTTCGCCAGTGAGGATCAGCTGCACCAGACCATCGACCGCATCGTCTCCCAGGTCAACCGCCGCGTCGACGAGTCCAGTCCGATGGTCGACGCCCGGTTGCCCTCGGGCGAGCGTGTCAACGTGATCATCCCACCGTTGTCCCTTTCGGGGCCTATCCTCACCATCCGACGCTTCCCGAAACCGTTCACCATCGATGAACTTGCCGCGAAAGGCAGTCTTGACGCGGCCACCGGCGTTCTGCTGGCCGCGCTCGTGCGGGCGCGATTCAACGTCGTCGTGGCGGGTGGTACCGGTACTGGTAAGACCACCTTCCTCAACGCACTTTCGGCCTTCGTTCCCGGTTTCGAGCGGATCGTCACCATTGAGGACTCCGCCGAACTCCAGCTCCAACAGGAGCACGTGATCCGGTTGGAATCCCGGCCGCCCAACATGGAGGGCGCCGGCCAGATCACCATCCGCGACCTCGTCCGGAACTCGCTACGTATGCGGCCGGACCGGATCATCGTCGGTGAGGTCCGCGGCGGCGAGACCCTGGACATGCTCCAGGCGATGAACACTGGTCATGACGGCTCCCTGGTGACCGTCCACGCCAACTCCGCCGATGATGCGATCTACCGACTCCAGACCCTGGCCTCCATGAGCGAGGTGAAGATCCCCTTCGAAGCGATCCGGGATCAGATCAGCAACGCCATCGACGTCATCGTGTATCTCGACCGCGCCGCGGACGGCGCACGCCGGGTCGGTGAAGTGGCGGTCGTCGCTTCCACACGCCGGGAGGAGTTCCGGCTGCAGAGCGTCATGGAATTCGTCAAGGAACCGATGGGAGCGGACCGCAAGGTCCGCGGCGAGTTCCATCACCGTCCCCTGCCACGGCACATTGCGCAGCGCCTCATCCACGGGGGCGAAAGCCTCCCCGGAGCCTTCGGCGTTGCCGATGATGACGATCAATCCTTCGCGAGGGGCGTGGCATGA
- a CDS encoding type II secretion system F family protein: MNYPLLILGITIATLGVAMVALYDMLAGAQQNRALRARSAMLEVEARANHPLERFDVMLQRTEIGKKIGLRIARAGVNVRTSTFVLLMSAAGVVAIVFVWQALAPIFGILSAGLVGWLFFSYLKRQEERRKEEFTAQLPELARVLSNATQAGLALPTAVDMAADELSDPAGTELKRMARSLSVGQSFDSAAKDLRERMPSREIGVLVSTLLVAARSGGALVTALRNISTTLEERKETRREVKTILSETTATAWALTAMSVGSLFLVNLISPGVIRTMTESLGGQVVLAISCSLFLVGVVLVRRITKINY; the protein is encoded by the coding sequence GTGAACTATCCCCTACTCATCCTGGGCATCACCATCGCCACTCTCGGGGTAGCGATGGTGGCCCTCTACGACATGCTCGCCGGAGCCCAGCAGAACCGCGCTCTGCGCGCCCGCAGCGCCATGCTGGAAGTGGAGGCCCGAGCCAACCATCCGCTCGAGCGGTTCGACGTCATGCTCCAGCGCACGGAGATCGGCAAGAAGATCGGTCTGCGGATCGCGCGTGCCGGCGTGAACGTCCGGACGTCGACGTTCGTACTGCTGATGAGTGCGGCCGGGGTCGTCGCCATCGTGTTCGTCTGGCAGGCGCTCGCCCCCATCTTCGGAATCCTTTCTGCGGGTCTGGTCGGCTGGTTGTTCTTCTCCTACCTCAAACGCCAGGAGGAGCGCCGCAAGGAGGAGTTCACTGCGCAACTCCCCGAACTGGCCCGGGTCCTGTCCAACGCCACCCAGGCCGGGCTTGCGCTCCCGACAGCTGTGGACATGGCAGCCGATGAACTGAGCGATCCGGCGGGCACTGAGCTCAAACGCATGGCCAGGTCTCTCTCCGTGGGCCAGTCCTTCGACTCCGCGGCTAAGGACCTCCGGGAGCGGATGCCTTCGCGCGAGATCGGGGTCCTGGTCTCGACGCTCCTCGTCGCCGCGCGATCAGGTGGTGCGCTGGTCACGGCGCTACGAAACATCTCCACCACCCTTGAGGAGCGCAAGGAGACCCGCCGGGAAGTAAAGACCATTCTCAGCGAGACCACTGCGACCGCCTGGGCGCTGACCGCGATGAGCGTTGGTTCGCTGTTCCTCGTCAATCTGATCTCACCGGGGGTTATTCGAACCATGACCGAGAGCCTGGGGGGACAGGTCGTCCTGGCGATCTCCTGCTCCCTCTTTCTCGTCGGTGTCGTCTTGGTCCGCCGCATCACCAAGATCAACTACTAG
- a CDS encoding type II secretion system F family protein, producing MPTISFSLPVLLLISLVAGLLWITAVWGFHLYTSENRVNTDDELLPKKKAGDQPFILHRITAMLGRPLTKTTLDLLGEQRQASVRRRLEAAGRPDGLTVELYAQRKAGEVLLYGSLGLFFLMGGSVLFAAMAFAFTFMSDLDLYARSQQRQNQIQEQLPDFLDVLAVTVGAGLSFRQALERVSEAMPGVLSDEFRTALRQMDLGTSRRKAFTDLRERNKNEALGKFVTALQQAEELGAPLAQSLHEIGQDMRRDDAQYMRRKAQKLNPRVTAVSAGTLLPGLILLVGGTMVFGLGTDFSNLTP from the coding sequence ATGCCGACGATCAGCTTCTCCCTCCCAGTCCTCCTCCTGATCAGCCTCGTGGCTGGTCTCCTATGGATCACCGCTGTGTGGGGGTTCCACCTCTACACCTCAGAGAACCGCGTCAATACCGACGACGAGCTACTCCCGAAGAAGAAGGCGGGGGACCAGCCCTTCATCCTCCACCGCATCACCGCGATGCTCGGCAGGCCGCTCACCAAAACAACGCTTGACCTCCTCGGTGAGCAACGTCAAGCGTCCGTCCGTCGTCGCCTGGAGGCCGCGGGACGCCCCGACGGCCTGACCGTCGAACTGTACGCCCAGCGCAAGGCGGGCGAAGTCCTTCTCTACGGTTCGTTGGGGCTGTTCTTCCTCATGGGTGGCAGTGTCCTGTTCGCTGCGATGGCGTTTGCCTTCACCTTCATGAGTGACCTCGACCTCTATGCGCGTTCCCAGCAGCGGCAGAACCAGATTCAGGAACAGCTCCCCGACTTTCTCGACGTTCTCGCGGTGACCGTCGGCGCCGGCCTCTCCTTTCGCCAGGCCCTGGAGCGCGTTTCGGAGGCAATGCCGGGTGTGCTCTCGGATGAGTTCCGCACCGCACTCCGCCAGATGGACCTCGGGACTAGCCGACGCAAGGCGTTCACGGATCTTCGGGAACGCAACAAAAACGAAGCCCTCGGCAAGTTCGTTACTGCGCTTCAACAGGCTGAGGAGCTAGGCGCACCCCTGGCCCAGTCGCTCCACGAAATCGGTCAGGACATGCGTCGAGACGATGCCCAGTACATGCGCCGCAAAGCGCAGAAGCTCAACCCGCGTGTCACAGCAGTATCTGCTGGCACGCTGCTACCCGGATTGATCCTGCTCGTCGGCGGCACCATGGTCTTCGGCCTGGGCACCGATTTCAGCAACCTCACGCCCTGA
- a CDS encoding sensor histidine kinase, translating to MKTDRTPSPAARTRLDSTVRLLLHLRLLLTGVALLFLPRERIDVDILLIVCAFALLTWLAARYWNRLTPQLSQLPLLAAGDAFVAAVVLAVDGPDGPFFMATVLTTSIAGVLFSWRGLMAIAFCQVIFYYAALLSYTGLNGSMPANITFQVLLVHPLLYPIAGYVGSRLRAIFEELAAEQAARQLAERSAAAAEERARLARDMHDSVAKTLQGTAMAAQALPLWVARDPQRASSEASRIAKATELAVAEARELISDLRTNRPDADIATQIADIATDWANRSGIPVRVSLPNTSQGSSIKLMVIAAQEMVAILQEALTNIERHSKASTVKVALEAVDGHAVLRVIDDGTGFGPVSWDSRTQASQELPEPIGHYGLVGMHERAAHANGSLSITSASGKGTTIGVRMPMAAPEDSLGETYAHPMSGTDTSHNAKRSEQ from the coding sequence ATGAAGACCGACCGGACACCGTCTCCAGCCGCACGTACGCGGCTGGATTCCACTGTGCGGTTGCTACTCCACCTCCGGCTGCTCCTGACCGGTGTCGCTCTGCTCTTCCTTCCCCGTGAGCGAATCGACGTCGACATTCTCCTGATTGTCTGCGCGTTCGCTCTGCTCACCTGGTTAGCAGCCCGTTACTGGAACCGGCTTACACCACAACTATCCCAGCTCCCCCTCCTAGCCGCCGGAGACGCCTTTGTCGCTGCCGTGGTCCTGGCTGTCGACGGCCCGGATGGCCCCTTTTTTATGGCAACCGTGTTGACGACCAGCATCGCAGGTGTCCTGTTCAGTTGGCGCGGCCTCATGGCCATCGCATTCTGCCAGGTGATCTTCTACTACGCGGCGCTTCTGTCCTACACGGGTCTCAACGGTTCCATGCCTGCGAACATCACATTCCAGGTGCTGTTGGTGCACCCCTTGCTCTACCCCATCGCCGGATACGTCGGATCGCGCCTGCGTGCAATCTTCGAAGAGTTGGCAGCCGAACAGGCGGCCCGGCAGCTCGCTGAGCGCTCCGCTGCCGCCGCTGAGGAACGCGCCCGCCTCGCACGCGACATGCACGACTCCGTCGCCAAAACCTTGCAGGGAACGGCCATGGCCGCCCAAGCGCTTCCGCTGTGGGTGGCCCGGGATCCGCAACGGGCCAGTTCCGAGGCATCTCGGATCGCCAAGGCTACAGAACTCGCGGTTGCCGAAGCTCGGGAACTCATCTCTGACCTGCGCACCAACCGGCCCGACGCCGACATCGCCACACAGATAGCTGACATCGCCACCGACTGGGCGAACCGGTCCGGAATCCCGGTCCGGGTCTCCCTTCCAAACACTTCCCAGGGCAGTTCGATCAAGCTGATGGTGATCGCCGCTCAGGAGATGGTGGCCATCCTGCAGGAGGCATTGACCAATATCGAACGCCACTCCAAAGCATCCACAGTCAAGGTGGCGCTGGAAGCGGTCGATGGCCACGCCGTCTTACGGGTCATCGACGACGGCACGGGTTTCGGGCCGGTTTCTTGGGACAGCAGGACCCAGGCCAGTCAAGAACTTCCTGAGCCGATCGGTCACTACGGGCTCGTTGGCATGCACGAACGTGCCGCGCATGCCAACGGCTCACTTAGCATCACCAGCGCCTCGGGAAAAGGAACCACAATTGGGGTGCGCATGCCGATGGCCGCACCGGAGGACAGCTTGGGAGAGACCTACGCCCACCCGATGTCGGGCACCGACACCTCCCACAACGCGAAGAGGAGCGAGCAATGA
- a CDS encoding response regulator transcription factor, with the protein MTCPPHRALVVDDNLVVRAGLVALLEATGEITVIGEAGDGQEAIDQAQRLRPDVILLDVRMPLVDGITAVEQLVPIAPVLMLTHTEDPEIIRTSLQRGASGYLVHGAFSIEELNKAVANVVAGDGNPLSPVAVRALVDAVREPEVKAAPPPPNHPPGYLGLTQREMEILNLIAKGLTNRQIAEQLFLTEKTVKNHVNRIFTKLQVSSRAAAIARWNGTDEAS; encoded by the coding sequence ATGACCTGCCCACCCCATCGTGCCCTTGTTGTCGACGACAACCTTGTCGTACGCGCTGGCTTGGTGGCCCTTCTTGAGGCGACTGGAGAGATCACTGTCATTGGTGAGGCAGGTGATGGGCAGGAAGCCATCGACCAAGCTCAGCGCCTCAGACCGGACGTCATCCTGCTCGACGTGCGAATGCCCTTGGTCGACGGGATAACAGCGGTGGAGCAGCTCGTTCCGATCGCCCCGGTGCTCATGCTCACGCACACCGAAGACCCCGAGATCATCCGCACCTCTCTGCAACGTGGCGCCTCAGGCTATCTGGTCCACGGAGCATTCAGCATCGAAGAACTGAACAAGGCCGTGGCGAATGTGGTCGCTGGTGACGGCAATCCCCTGTCCCCGGTAGCGGTCCGCGCACTCGTCGATGCCGTCCGCGAGCCCGAGGTCAAGGCAGCGCCGCCACCCCCTAACCATCCGCCCGGCTACCTGGGCCTCACCCAGCGAGAGATGGAGATCCTCAACCTCATCGCCAAGGGACTCACCAACAGGCAGATCGCCGAACAGCTCTTCCTTACAGAGAAGACCGTGAAGAACCACGTCAACCGCATCTTCACGAAACTCCAGGTCAGCTCTCGGGCAGCAGCCATCGCCCGTTGGAACGGCACAGATGAAGCATCGTGA